A section of the Hevea brasiliensis isolate MT/VB/25A 57/8 chromosome 17, ASM3005281v1, whole genome shotgun sequence genome encodes:
- the LOC131175291 gene encoding ankyrin repeat-containing protein ITN1-like yields the protein MVPRASELPPKAHFEPNRQVKEFKDMLKLKKEYEFVWLDKHQVAFEKIKQYLTKPLMLMPRDERVPRPKATAATLAPATGNANASRQENTEPKAKVTIVDPIQDAAAAPKPRDRAPQSQASSLSDAMASAPTAFKIAEDPAIGPKATAAAFPSATENANASRQENTKLKAKVTIADPIQDAAGAPQPRDRVPQSQASSLSDAMASAPTAFKIAEDPAIGPKATAATLASAIRSANVSRQENTKLKAKVTIADPIQDAAAALQPRDRVPPSQDPATEPEEHGNTAFCYAALSGNVKIAQIMKMKKQDLSVTRGGKNLFPIHIAALAGHAQMVHELYDEDHIKNQLTNDDRISLLIALVESDIYDVALKMIERHPELATMNDHTREEETALHAFARKPCIPSIETSTGIWSCRKNFYLFFSVAGSNISKHEQGLELVQKLWEKVIMQDEEKVSKFMIIPSGRLIFIAAENGNVEFLTILIRQYPALILKVDENKHTIFHKDVLYRHEKIFKLIFELGMMKNLINIYEDENKNNMLHLAGQLPLPSRLNVVPGAALQLQQELLWFEEVKKVVRPGQIVAKNTQKQTAREVFMEKHENLRIAAEKWMIKTANSCMLVATLIATVTFAAAFTLPGGNGQDNGFPVFLNRTLFKIFAIADAVSLAFSSSSILSFLSILTSSFSMDDFLKSLPNKLIRGFLFLFIAIITMMGAFVLAFF from the exons GTCCCAAAGCAACTGCAGCCACATTGGCACCTGCAACCGGAAACGCAAATGCAAGTCGACAAGAAAATACCGAACCCAAAGCCAAAGTAACAATCGTGGACCCAATCCAAGATGCAGCTGCAGCACCAAAGCCACGGGACCGAGCCCCACAGTCACAAGCTTCATCTCTAAGTGATGCCATGGCTTCAGCCCCAACTGCATTCAAAATAGCAGAGGACCCAGCCATAGGTCCCAAAGCAACTGCAGCCGCATTCCCATCTGCAACCGAAAATGCAAATGCAAGTCGACAAGAAAATACCAAACTCAAAGCCAAAGTAACAATCGCGGACCCAATCCAAGATGCAGCTGGAGCCCCGCAACCACGGGACCGAGTCCCACAATCACAAGCTTCATCTCTAAGTGATGCCATGGCTTCAGCCCCAACTGCATTCAAAATAGCAGAGGACCCAGCCATAGGTCCCAAAGCAACTGCAGCCACATTGGCATCTGCAATCAGAAGTGCAAATGTAAGTCGACAAGAAAATACCAAACTCAAAGCCAAAGTAACAATCGCGGACCCAATCCAAGATGCAGCTGCAGCCCTACAGCCACGGGACCGAGTTCCACCATCACAAGACCCAGCAACAGAACCAGAGGAGCACGGAAATACAGCTTTTTGCTATGCGGCTTTATCTGGAAACGTGAAAATTGCTCAAATTATGAAGATGAAGAAGCAAGATTTGTCAGTGACTCGGGGTGGTAAAAATTTATTTCCAATTCATATAGCAGCTTTGGCTGGCCATGCACAAATGGTGCATGAACTGTACGATGAAGATCATATCAAAAATCAACTAACAAATGATGATCGCATTAGTTTACTCATCGCTTTGGTAGAGTCTGATATATATG ATGTTGCACTGAAGATGATAGAACGTCACCCAGAGTTGGCCACTATGAATGATCATACCAGAGAGGAAGAGACAGCATTGCATGCATTTGCTCGAAAGCCTTGTATACCTTCCATTGAAACTTCTACAGGGATTTGGAGTTGCCGCAAAAACTTCT ATTTGTTTTTCTCGGTTGCTGGTTCGAACATAAGTAAGCACGAACAAGGGCTTGAGCTAGTCCAAAAGCTTTGGGAGAAAGTAATAATGCAGGACGAGGAAAAAGTTTCTAAGTTTATGATTATACCTTCTGGGCGACTTATATTTATTGCAGCTGAAAATGGAAATGTGGAGTTCCTAACTATACTTATACGTCAATATCCAGCTTTAATATTGAAGGTGGATGAGAATAAAcataccatttttcataaagatgTTTTGTATCGACATGAGAAAATCTTCAAGCTGATTTTTGAGTTGGGTATGATGAAGAACTTGATAAACATATATGAAGACGAGAACAAGAATAACATGTTGCACTTGGCTGGACAATTGCCTTTACCAAGTCGGCTAAATGTTGTACCAGGAGCAGCTCTCCAACTGCAACAAGAGCTACTGTGGTTTGAG GAAGTGAAGAAGGTTGTTAGACCAGGGCAAATTGTAGCAAAAAATACGCAAAAGCAGACTGCAAGAGAAGTGTTCATGGAAAAGCACGAGAACTTAAGGATAGCAGCGGAGAAATGGATGATAAAAACAGCAAATTCATGCATGCTTGTGGCAACCCTTATTGCCACTGTTACTTTTGCAGCAGCGTTTACATTACCTGGAGGTAATGGACAAGATAATGGGTTTCCTGTTTTTCTTAATAGGACCTtgtttaaaatttttgccatagcgGATGCAGTATCTTTAGCATTCTCATCCTCTTCGATACTATCCTTCTTGTCCATTCTTACTTCTTCATTCTCAATGGATGATTTTCTCAAGTCATTGCCAAACAAGTTAATTCGAGGATTCTTATTCCTTTTCATAGCAATAATAACAATGATGGGTGCCTTCGTTTTAGCCTTTTTCTGA